A part of Schistosoma mansoni strain Puerto Rico chromosome W, complete genome genomic DNA contains:
- a CDS encoding putative alpha(1,3)fucosyltransferase has translation MMRENYKFYLSFENSLCSEYVAEKLYKNALK, from the coding sequence ATGATGCGCGAAAACTATAAGTTTTATTTGAGCTTTGAAAATAGTTTGTGCAGTGAATATGTAGCAGAGAAGTTGTATAAAAATGCACTGAAGTAA
- a CDS encoding putative alpha(1,3)fucosyltransferase, which yields MGASIEEYERVAPPHSFIHVDQFESPAKLADYLKYLDKNDTAYNEYFAWHGHGIIHDYDAQLQCAMCLLAHTSQAFGPYWVPKVARWWNDGCNGRKLRWNP from the coding sequence ATGGGTGCCTCGATAGAAGAATATGAAAGAGTCGCTCCTCCACACTCTTTCATTCACGTTGATCAATTCGAATCACCAGCTAAACTGGCAGACTATTTGAAGTATTTGGATAAGAATGATACTgcatataatgaatattttgcaTGGCATGGTCATGGAATCATACATGATTACGATGCTCAACTTCAATGTGCGATGTGTCTACTGGCACATACATCTCAAGCATTTGGTCCATATTGGGTTCCGAAAGTGGCACGATGGTGGAATGATGGATGTAATGGTCGGAAATTGCGTTGGAATCCATGA
- a CDS encoding putative alpha(1,3)fucosyltransferase, with translation MMRENYKFYLSFENSLCSEYVTEKLYKNALNNELLPIVMGASIEEYERVAPPYSFIHVDQFESPAKLADYLKYLDKNDTAYNEYFAWHGHGIIHDYDAQPQCAMCLLAHTSQAFGPYWVPKVARWWNDGCNGRKLRWNP, from the exons ATGATGCGCGAAAACTATAAGTTTTATTTGAGCTTTGAAAATAGTTTGTGCAGTGAATATGTAACAGAGAAGTTGTATAAAAATGCACTGAA TAACGAATTACTTCCAATTGTGATGGGTGCCTCGATAGAAGAATATGAAAGAGTCGCTCCTCCATACTCTTTCATTCACGTTGATCAATTCGAATCACCAGCTAAACTGGCAGACTATTTGAAGTATTTGGATAAGAATGATACTgcatataatgaatattttgcaTGGCATGGTCATGGGATCATACATGATTACGATGCTCAACCTCAATGTGCGATGTGTCTACTGGCACATACATCTCAAGCATTTGGTCCATATTGGGTTCCGAAAGTGGCACGATGGTGGAATGATGGATGTAATGGTCGGAAATTGCGTTGGAATCCATGA